Proteins found in one Branchiostoma floridae strain S238N-H82 unplaced genomic scaffold, Bfl_VNyyK Sc7u5tJ_1548, whole genome shotgun sequence genomic segment:
- the LOC118408048 gene encoding beta-galactoside alpha-2,6-sialyltransferase 2-like, which translates to MNKPRKPRQQLDRQGLFVVLAMATAGTVIWLCQDMLDDLTDKSYPQELLYCRLKKIPFSTISSKSPSFRRYPFRQHFPEVTLQETVHFNTCAVVSSSHAMRTHLYGKEIDAHDAVLRFNCAVVKTFEEFVGSNTTLRLINSQVPSSSKTSHCKTDFWKTNSSFRQEILVMRNVNSITGNLARDKKERFGAIRNYVRYRQSFHSGAFFVHTPGFHEAVHQLQTGFCRKTGTCTKRRSSTSGFLGVLMMLHICDWVTLYEMVPSVAGQRDKREYYWDDVKVMTRGAKESTHSYSADRTVMRKLAVNSEEIDSTGRATLKGFSQVNCD; encoded by the exons ATGAACAAGCCGAGGAAGCCACGACAGCAGCTGGACAGGCAGGGGCTGTTCGTGGTGCTGGCCATGGCGACAGCAGGAACGGTCATCTGGCTGTGTCAGGACATGCTCG ATGATCTTACGGACAAAAGTTATCCCCAAGAACTCCTTTACTGTCGCCTTAAGAAGATCCCCTTCTCCACCATCTCTTCCAAGTCGCCCTCCTTTAGGAGGTACCCCTTCAGGCAGCACTTTCCGGAAGTGACGTTACAGGAAACAGTCCACTTCAACACATGCGCAGTAGTGAGCAGCAGCCATGCCATGCGGACCCATCTTTACGGGAAAGAGATCG ACGCACACGACGCCGTCTTAAGATTCAACTGCGCGGTGGTCAAGACGTTTGAGGAGTTTGTTGGGTCCAACACGACCCTTCGTCTTATCAACAGCCAGGTGCCGAGCTCAAGTAAGACGTCTCATTGTAAGACGGACTTCTGGAAGACGAACTCCTCGTTCCGCCAAGAAATCTTGGTCATGAGGAACGTCAACTCCATCACTGGGAACTTGGCGAGGGACAAAAAGGAAAGATTCGGAGCGATCCGGAACTATGTCAG GTACAGACAGAGTTTTCACAGCGGTGCCTTCTTTGTTCACACGCCTGGGTTTCACGAGGCGGTTCACCAGCTGCAGACAGGATTCTGCAGGAAAACCGGAACCTGCACCAAGAGGAGGAGCTCAACATCCGGCTTCTTGG GGGTGCTGATGATGCTGCATATATGTGACTGGGTCACCCTCTACGAGATGGTACCGTCCGTTGCCGGGCAACGGGACAAGCGGGAGTACTACTGGGATGACGTCAAGGTGATGACGCGTGGCGCGAAGGAGAGCACCCACTCCTACTCCGCGGACCGGACAGTCATGAGAAAACTGGCCGTGAACTCTGAGGAGATCGACTCTACAGGGAGAGCTACCCTAAAGGGCTTCAGTCAAGTCAACTGTGATTAA